A part of Palaemon carinicauda isolate YSFRI2023 chromosome 8, ASM3689809v2, whole genome shotgun sequence genomic DNA contains:
- the LOC137645053 gene encoding uncharacterized protein produces MDIPLDLKLFMNSTATKVYKCDQCNASYSDKAYYDLHRQTHQKDGISTVQIVMTSPPQATTPQPTPAHQHQQQQHQHQQQQQQQQQQQQQQQQQQQQQQQQQQQQQQQQQQQQQQQQQQQQQQQQQQQQQQQQQQQQQQQQQQQHHQQQQQQQQQQQQQQHVIHQQDHQLTAYKRAYGGEIHQIYEVTPTTRYQIVTSSPHVINAASLESNQSQVSVPTYTSPYIVATTQETPQRTVASIQNQQQTQPQQQQQLQTQHAQPQQQPQQRTPITAALDPKDRPFKCDQCTASFIDHTELVEHKKKHSGDGPFTCEDCHFTFMYKSHFRSHKTRCQKKRAMMPHPPKPIINPTPIKRQFPTHNQQQQPQQQQKVHQTQTNNRISAKNNVHNTKVTTGSNIPFNPSNPSFKRLKKVTRLDRPYECHDCDASFQNARDLESHKSKHTGEGPFKCDECRFVFLYRKLYEAHRRRCEKKRRVPNTGNANAVIAQSQSIQQTQTQQHQQQQQQQQQQQQLQHQHQQQAQQPQHIIHQAQSQPLQIHTTGGRTVATVPTSGTAVQLIAPSQIHTAVNQPQATVIDMRAVPGGQQVQQVQHIQHPAIIEQVIHVAQIPTSIAGGRQEIKYDLVPATVDMGDVNQIMNLIKVKGHPQ; encoded by the coding sequence ATGGATATCCCTCTTGATCTGAAACTTTTCATGAACAGTACAGCTACCAAGGTCTACAAATGTGATCAGTGCAATGCCTCTTATTCTGACAAAGCCTATTATGATCTCCATCGGCAGACTCACCAGAAGGATGGCATTTCTACAGTGCAAATTGTTATGACTTCTCCTCCACAGGCTACCACGCCTCAACCAACTCCTGCTCATCAgcatcaacaacagcaacatcagcatcaacaacaacaacaacagcagcaacaacaacagcagcaacagcagcagcaacaacaacagcagcagcaacagcaacaacagcagcagcaacagcaacaacagcagcagcagcaacaacaacagcaacaacagcagcagcaacagcaacaacaacagcaacagcagcagcaacagcagcagcaacaacaacagcagcagcaacatcatcaacagcagcagcagcagcagcagcagcagcagcagcagcagcatgttATACACCAACAGGATCATCAGCTGACTGCTTATAAAAGGGCCTATGGAGGAGAGATTCACCAGATATATGAAGTTACACCAACCACGCGCTACCAGATAGTTACAAGCTCACCTCATGTGATAAATGCTGCAAGTCTAGAGTCTAATCAGTCTCAGGTCAGTGTTCCCACCTACACATCTCCATACATTGTTGCCACAACACAGGAAACTCCGCAAAGAACTGTAGCCAGTATCCAGAATCAGCAACAAACACAACCTCAACAGCAGCAGCAGCTCCAGACACAGCATGCACAACCACAACAGCAACCGCAGCAAAGGACTCCCATAACTGCTGCTTTAGACCCGAAGGATAGACCATTTAAGTGTGACCAGTGTACGGCTTCCTTTATTGATCATACTGAACTTGTTGAACATAAAAAGAAGCACAGTGGTGATGGCCCTTTTACTTGTGAAGACTGCCATTTTACGTTTATGTATAAAAGCCATTTTCGCAGTCACAAAACACGATGCCAAAAGAAACGGGCCATGATGCCACATCCCCCTAAACCAATTATCAACCCTACCCCAATCAAAAGGCAGTTTCCCACTCACAATCAGCAACAGCAGCCACAACAGCAACAGAAAGTACACCAAACACAGACAAATAATAGAATTTCAGCCAAGAATAATGTTCATAATACTAAAGTGACCACAGGTTCTAATATTCCATTCAACCCTAGTAATCCTAGTTTTAAGAGGCTAAAGAAAGTGACCCGATTAGACAGACCATATGAGTGCCATGATTGTGATGCATCGTTTCAAAATGCGCGAGATTTGGAGTCCCACAAGTCCAAGCACACTGGAGAAGGGCCGTTCAAGTGCGATGAATGTAGGTTTGTGTTCCTTTACCGTAAGCTGTATGAAGCTCATCGCCGGCGGTGTGAAAAAAAGAGAAGAGTTCCAAACACTGGTAATGCAAATGCTGTCATAGCACAATCACAGTCTATACAACAGACACAAACccagcaacatcagcaacagcaacagcagcagcagcagcaacaacaactccAGCATCAACACCAACAACAAGCACAGCAACCTCAGCACATCATCCACCAAGCTCAGTCACAGCCTTTACAGATCCATACAACAGGAGGAAGGACAGTAGCTACCGTACCTACCTCGGGCACTGCAGTGCAGTTGATTGCCCCATCCCAAATTCATACAGCTGTCAATCAACCCCAGGCCACTGTCATTGACATGAGAGCTGTGCCAGGAGGACAACAGGTTCAACAAGTACAGCACATACAACATCCTGCAATTATAGAGCAAGTTATTCATGTTGCACAGATTCCCACATCCATTGCTGGTGGCAGACAGGAAATCAAGTACGACCTTGTCCCTGCAACGGTTGACATGGGGGATGTAAATCAAATTATGAACCtcatcaaggtcaaaggtcatcctCAGTAG